A window of Penaeus chinensis breed Huanghai No. 1 chromosome 9, ASM1920278v2, whole genome shotgun sequence genomic DNA:
ggagagggagaaggtgagggagagagagagagagagagagggagagagagagagagaggagagagagggagagagagggagagggagagagagggagaagagagagagagagagagagagagagagagagagagagagagagagagagagagagagagagagagagagagagagagagagagagagagagtgagagagagggagagggagagggagagagcaggagaaaaaagagagagaaagaggagaaaagagagagagagagagagagagagagagagagagagagagagagagagagagagagagagagggagagagagagagagagagagagagaggaagagagagagagagagagagagagagagagagagaagagagagagagagagagagagagggagaaagagagagagagagaggagagagaaagagagagagaggagagaggaagaagagagaggagagagagagagagagagagagagagagagaggaaagagagagagaggagagagagagagagagaggagagagaggagagggagagagagagagagagagagagagagagagagagaggagaaaagagagagagagagagagagaggagaaaagagagagagagagagagagggagaaaaagagagagagagagagagagagggagaaaagagagagagagagagagagagagagaagagagagaggagagagagagagagagaagagagagagagagagagagagagagagagagagagaagagagagagaaagagagagagagagagagagaggagagagagagagagagagagagagagagagagagagagagagagattgagagattgagagagggagagggagagggagagggagagggagagagggagagggagagagggagagggagaaggagagagagagagagagagagagagagagagagagagagagagagagagagagagagagagagagagagagagagagagagagagagagagagagagaagtgagccacagaaaaaaaaaaaaaaaaaaaaaatgtgagagtaAAATGAAGGATTAAAAACAattacttttttatgtatataaaatgtatttcctCTATTCATAAACACATCAGAGTGTcataaaaattaaataagaaagtACAGGTTTACAAACGTATGAAAGGTGGTAGGTGTAGGGtagcaggggggggggtagtgaacatctgtttgtctgtaagtGTACAAATCCATTAACTTAAATGGATGAAAAAAATCTAAGTCTTTCAGTCTACAGAAGAATATCAAACAGGGATCCGTTCTAAAGCAAAAAGTTTTGCAACAAAAGTATGGTTATTTGATTCATAGCAAATGAAAAGCAAACACAAAGAGTTCAATAGAGAAAAtatagtattaatagcagtaacttattatgataataattaataattaataataataataatagtgactgtggtaataataataaatgttattatcttcAATTTTAGTGTTAAGATCATTATAAGTGtcaacagtaatcataatcatattcataatcataataatgtaataatgatgacaacaataaagattatgataatgatcataataaaaaataataataataatgaataaagctagcagttaatatataaacatttatacaatatttatgataataataataataataacaataacaataacaataacaataataataataataataacaataataattatgataataccaacaacactaaaaataacaaaagcaataataataataaaaaaataataacaacaaaataacaaaacataataaaaacaataataataatattcattatcataataatgataacaataacaataatattaatattaataatataatcattacaataatgatcataataaaaaataaataataaaaaataacaataatgaaaaagatcaAATTAATTAGGTTCGGCTATCTTTACTGTGCACACAATATCTAATGTAATCATTAGAATATAAAAagtaaactggcagtatcaggaccctGAAGATGCATAGCTTGGTCACGTAACAGCATCTCCAGATATTCTTGTTGAGTGACTTCATGGTACTTGCTGCTAGACCAATCCACCTACGAACTTCCTAGGCTGACAGCCCaggaactacactaccaaggtaaaGCTTGTGTGACTTCCATATCCTTCCTAGAAATGTGCCAACTGAATGGGTTCTCCCAgcagccactagggtttccagtgATTAAGATAGGATGGTAATGTCACCACAAAGTCAGAACCTTTTAGTACCAGTATACAAGCTGgccattaatccaataatccttgtcagAATTCCCTCAACTCTTAGGATCCACCCGAGGGATTTGCTGTGCACTACATCACACTTTTTCAGGTCAACGTAGTCTGTGAGTAGCTCACAACTGAATTCATGACAGTGCTCTACAGAATATGAGCAAGAACTTTTCCTGGTATTCTGAGCAGTGATGCCATTGTAGTTGCTGCAGTTCCATTgatcccctttacccttccagaAAACAATAACCATACCCCTCAATAAGTCCTGGAGAATAGTACAGGAGAGCCCGGAGAGCATGCAAACCTGGGTTATAGGTTCACCCAAAAGAAGTTAGCTTTTTGGGGAGGAATACTGCAATGCCCTCAACTTTATCACCCTTCAGCTTGGAGACTGCCTCCCGAACTTCAGTCAGGGTAGGGGGATCCATGCTGATGAGTGGATCTGGCATAGAGAttactaactgctggagggtcaagctgatacagctgctcaaaatgctCAGCCCTACATTCTGCTTTGTTCTTAGGTGTTTACCAATAGACTCCAGAGCTGCATCATGCATTTTGCACTTGAAGGAATCCTACAGATCTACTGCATCCATCAGGTTGCTGAGAGCATGGAATTAGTCAGAGATAGCCATGGCAAACCTCCAGACACACTCCCCTGTCCCAATCATTCCTAGTAAACACCCTAGGTGGACACTGGACAGATGGGGTGTTGAAGTGGACCTGAAGTGTAGCCATGACCATTCTCTGGTCAGTACCACATGCCTCAGACCTCCAATAAACCCTAAAGTTCTTTAGGCTCCTCCAGGAATTGTTAGGAAGGACGtttccttggccacattacccatatCACTGTACCATGTTCAGTGCTGCAGGCTGGAACACTCGCACCAAGAACCAGAAAGTCTCTAGGGCCTAACAACAACTGTTTCTAAAGCTAGAATcacagctcctgagccatgagaacCAACACACATTTCAAAGTTAGCTCAATCATAACCAGATATTATAACAAAGTGTtccagaacaatgcaaatatctCATCTCCTACAACAGTctaccacagatgtgagtttggtacAAAACACATGAAACCAaatgcatgcttcagtctcaatgcaaTTATATTCTCATTGACTGGAACAATTTCCACTGCTGAAGACTGAAGTCTGCTTTAGATGACTTAGGCTTGTAATTGGTGACCATTACTACAGCCTGACCAATAATAGGTGTAACTACCTACACTAATCAAGCTGCTGTCAGGTCTTCGCAATGGCTGCCTCAACTCTCTGCTGCTTCATCTCCCTCAATAGAAGGGGTACTCAAACATCCTGTAGAGGGCAGATATtccatatgtatggatatgtgtttccaataatatgtgtacatatatgtgtgtttaagtttatgtttatgtttatgtttatatatatatatgtttatatatatatatatatatatatatatatatatatatatatatatatatagagagagagagagagagagagagagagagagagagagagtaaatatcatatatacactttatatataagtatcatatatacatatatataaatatcatatatatatgtgtatgtgtgcatatatgtgtacttacatatatatgtgtatatgtatgtatgtatgtatgtatgtatgtatgtatgtatgtatgtatgtatgtatgtatgtatgtgtatgtgtatgtgtatgtgtatgtgtatgtgtatgtgtatgtgtatgtgtatgtatatgtgtgcgtgtgcgtgtgcgtgtgcgtgtgcatgtacgtgtgcatgtgcgtgtgcatgtgcgcgtgcgtgtgcatgttagtgtgtgcgtgtgtgtgagtgcgtgtataaataaaataaaagtgagtACTATGAACTATGTGCACAAATACAAGATGGCCTGATGGTATTGGCTGAACTGAACTcttagtggaaaaaaaaaaaaaatcatattttttttagatgCCTTTCATTACTTTGGGGTGATGTTCGGAGATCtggaataaaatgaaagaaagaaagaaaaatgttaggaGGGAAGCCTGCCTGTATCCAGACATGTGAACACATTAAAAAAAGCTTTGTGATTTATCTACAGACCACCAGGAGACTTTATCTGTAAATAAAAACTCAAACGGCAAGCCACATTAACCTTGATGCTTAATTCAAACTATACCAAACAGTATGTAGCTACTTACATTTTATTATGGACAATATCCTACAAAATGAACAGGTGTTGAGCAATGAGGTGTCTCCTCAGTAACAAACGGTTTTATCTTCCTGTGTTTAGTTGTGCTTGTAGGCAAGTGTACTATAACATGACTCTATATGTATTACTTTGTGCGCTTGTATATCAGTAGCATTTGAAAAGAGCATTTGAAAACATATTGTATCAATACCACAGAAATAGTAGTATGAAGATTTATCTAGCATATGAACCTAACTATGAATGTGACCAGAACAACGCTACTGCAAAACCTCTTAAAAGGCATTCTGCAAGTGATTATCAACATGGGACAATATCCTTTGTAGAGTCATTCATCAATTCAACTTCTACCAATTCCAGAGATGGATTACCTAGAAATTCCTGCTCTTTCTAAAAGTACAGCAACTTAGGCATAAGTTgtacattttaataataataatgataaaaaaaaaaaaaaaaagagaagaaaattaactGACATAAAAAATATCGGAAATGTCACAAGAGTTTATACATCTCATCCACGTATAACAGAAAACCttacaaacagaaaaatacaaagatactACATCGTAAGTAGTTTCAAAAGGAAGGTTTTACTGCAAGGCAAAACTCCTcggaaaaatcaaaaacaaacgcGAAAAGGCCTAGAGTTAAAAGATGATCAGACTGATTCAGTAACTGTGCATTTGCGCTActggttcctttcatccattGCATGAATACTTCAATCGAAAGaactagcaacaacaacaacagttatatcaacattaacatccaCTATGTAAAAGgacactttttcctcttttttcttaacCTATTTGGATCAGTTCACATGGCTCTATCAATCTAACATTAGCTTATTATACACCTGAAGCGAAGACAAAGATGATTTGAagtatagatttttaaaaataatttcaacTCTTTTGTTCCATATTGTCTATTCTATGTACAATAATAAAAGTCTCAAAACAAAAGTCAAGAGGCAGAaactagattttaaaaaaaaatctaatatgaaaatgttttataCCAACATAAATTCTCAatgttccttctttcttgttgCTGTAAAATTTAAGTCCATTcgactggaggaagaagaagaagatctaATATAAAATGGGCTGATCTATCCTTCTTGCATACAAGCTCATATTCAACTTTTCAACATCCACAATAACTGTTTTTCTTAACACAACCATTCTCCAAGTAATACGAAAAGGTAATTCTTGATAGTTCACCTTCTTCTTGCTTCTAGCCAtctcaaagtattttttttccttattgtctAAAATAATATCAGCATCAACTTGCTGTTCCCTGTCATGTCTGATCCCTTAGGCCAGTTGAACACAAGAATCGATCGATAACGTCTTTGCAATCTAATATCAAATCTAATATTACATCATATACACTAGCTAAACAAGATTTATGCAACATCAGAATTGAGCTgtatgttaaaaaatatatgctGACTTTGTTTTTCCCAGTGTACTGGTATGTAAGAATAAAATGTCTTAATATAAATCTCCTAACTGCCTTGATCCTTTCAATATTTTTTACTCAATATCACAGAAAAAATGTTTTAATGTCGCACTATTTCAGCGCTGTGTTCAGTGTAGTTAAATTACTATAATTTCTGAAAGGTGAACTGTATTCTTCTCTTACTCTATAGTAAACTGTTATGCATTATATGGCTACTATATGGTGATAATGACTTTCTTTGCATAGTTTTTTGATTAACATAATACATTCCCTGGATGTGATGCTGCTTCACCTTGTCAACAGAAATACTGAACCTTCAGAGCAAAGACAACATGCACCATAATATCAAACACTACACCCAAGGTATGTGAAATACTTCATTCGGTTTATACAGCCTTGAAAACATTAAATATAGTGTCTTTTGATTGtgcatcatcatttcatcaaagAGCAGTCAAATCATTCACTTGGAAGATATTATAAACTCTATCCTCTCTATTACAAAGTTGAAAATCTAAAAACTACTCTAGGTTTGAAATATCAGACCATATCTATCACTAAAACTGGATATAAAGAAAACCTGACATTTTGCCACAGTCTGACAGCTTTTTCAAACATTAAATCACGGTCACTTCCACAACTTCACTTTTTCCCCCAAAACACCCATCTcactaataatgtatataaatgaattactGTTTTATGAGCAGTTGAAAACTGAAAAGCTAAATACTAATAGTTTAAAAGTTATTATGTGAGCAGAACATGGTCTATAATTTGCCAGGTTCATGAAGTTATCATCATGCTGTTTAACTGTGATTTTTCTCCCTCGTATGCATGGTGGGTCTGATGAGCTGCAAGACAAAATTAAAGTTATGAGAAAAAAGCAGTACAACTAAAGAACTTTTATCATTTAATCTGATCTTCAGGTTAGACTTTATCACCTACTCGCACAAAGTTTCACATATGTCAGTAAAACGCAAAATATTCACCCATTCCCTCACCAGCCCATACAAGGCAGACAAATACTTACGTTTATAGAACTCTGCACTGAAAACCACATCGGGAACCAAGCTATGCACTTTCTTCATGACTGTTGCCTGGTTTGTCAAAGAGCTTTCGTAATTCCAGATTTGCAACAGATCATCGCGATCTCGAATTGATACTGAGATTCCACACACTTCATCCCCTGGAGCAAGGTGTCCCTCGAACTGCTCCCCAATAGCTGCTAACAACAGCTCCTTCCAAACTCGCGACTACAAACACCAGAAACAATGCATTAGAACTCTATACTGAAGTCTATCCATTTGacaataatttcattatcattacatttccaCTTGTACTACACAGACAACTCAGCTCATTTACCATCAAGGGGAAATTCCCTACTCACCGTATCTCGTTTTGCGACCTTAATTCTCCACGTTCCGCCGTTCTGGTTACCCTCATCCTCCCACATAGGGCGACGGTCACCACGCATTAGATGGTAAGAGTAACGGAGGGATATTTCCGAAACATCGGGGATATGGTTATACACCGACCAAAAACTCTGGACTGTAGATACGCTATAAATTTTCTTCATATTAGCTTCATATTCTGCTGCTGTCGCTCCACGTGtagctctgaaaaaaaaaataataataatgattataacattaatattaataataataagaaacttGTACAAAAAAGTGTTTTGATCCCTTCCTTCAGTCTACTTAATCTAAAATATCTTCCTTCAATCTATTttaatgtatatgaaaaaaataaaattgtttttaaaaagtATTCAAAGTATTTCCTAAGTTCATTCAGTTTTCTGTTGCTTATCTCACATTTACATATGAGATAAGCAACACATTCTGTATCCTGAAGATTGATAGTTACCATTAGCTTTAAGAAGATATATATTACTGAAgcaataacaaacacatacataataatgggaaataatatatggtaataacaaatgcagacacaaacacatgcacaattaCAAACTCTACAGCAAAAACACATCTGCACATCcacatcactctctcactctctcactctctcactctctcacactctcactctcactctcactctcactctcagtctcagtctcagtctcagtctcagtctcagtctcagtctcagtctcagtctcagtctcagtctcagtctcagtctcagtctcagtctcagtctcagtctcagtctcagtctcagtctcagtctcagtctcagtctcagtctcagtctcagtctcagtctcagtctcagtctctctctctctctctctctctctctctctctctctctctctctctctctctctcagtctcacacatccaaataataagaaaattataaaaacgataaaataacAAACACTGGCATAgtgcca
This region includes:
- the LOC125028798 gene encoding eukaryotic translation initiation factor 4E type 3-like; amino-acid sequence: MATIPIPGSEANNGALEDVARSPALHPDAYAALRKDECEGVPLNTHWTFWIDKATRGATAAEYEANMKKIYSVSTVQSFWSVYNHIPDVSEISLRYSYHLMRGDRRPMWEDEGNQNGGTWRIKVAKRDTSRVWKELLLAAIGEQFEGHLAPGDEVCGISVSIRDRDDLLQIWNYESSLTNQATVMKKVHSLVPDVVFSAEFYKPHQTHHAYEGEKSQLNSMMITS